The following is a genomic window from Paralichthys olivaceus isolate ysfri-2021 chromosome 3, ASM2471397v2, whole genome shotgun sequence.
TTCATCACATgcagaaatgaaatcaaattcGTAGAATTCTGTCAGCAGCTAACGTGGTTATGCTGGTATGAGTCATGCAGGTTACACTCACCCTGATTCATTATCTGCAATTTAGATGAGGAGCAGTTTTGAAGTGCTTTCCACAGATATAGCACTTCAATAACACCGAGGATGCATAGCTCTCTGGTGGGAGACATCTTTCTCAATCTCTCAGCCTGCAGAAATCAGACAGAGAAGGGCAATTTTATTTTGGCTcgtaaaagagagaaaaaaaggtaaaaagtgCACAGAGACCCACCCTTTTGACGGCAAACTGCTCGATctggttgttttttctcttgaaGAGCTTCTGCACATCTTTGAAAACTCCACTCGCTCCATCCAGGTCGCCAGAAGCACCCTGACACACTGCAACATGACAAAAGGGACTTTGTAGGACACAGATTTGAAGCATCCCAACAGTGCAGGCatccgtttgtgtgtgtgaagctcaCCGCCGGTTAAGTAAGCGTAGTAGCACTGTGACCAGCGCGACTCGTTCTTCAGCCTCTCAAACGACCTGAACGCATCTTCAAAATTCATCTCTATCATGCTGCACCATCCTGACACAATGACAAGCACAATGAACAAAATCAATCCTTTGCTGCACTGCACACCTCGTACCGGTATATCACAGCTAACCTGGTGAGAAGACACGTACCAATCTCATAGAGACACACATGCTGGATCTCTCTTTGGTCTGATGCAAGCTCTAATGCATCATGGAAACAGGCCAAAGCGCTGTTGATATGGCACTGGGGACACGGGAGAGAACACAGACACCAACAGGTAACAGTTGGACACACACGTCATGTATGTGCTGAATGACAATAAGATAAGTAGGTGGTTGATCTAATGTTGGTGAGTGATGAACCATCTGTCatgcattttaattaaatatgtttGAAGAGAGGTTGCTAAACTGGTTGATGCAGATTCCTTGCAGGTTTTTCCACCAAATGTCAaaattatctatatttataCTTAACTTAAGTCTTTACTCAGCATCACAGCCCGGACTATCAAAGCCTGAACTCTGTCAAAGGCTACAGTCATCATTGATAATTAGGCTTAGAATTGATAATAATATTATCTGCCCTGAGTCTAGGATGCATACCTCTAGCCTCTGAACCCGTCCTTTAAAGAACATGAAGAGCGATGAGTTGGGGTAAACCACCGACTTTCTCTGCAGGATAGCTTTGGCCTCCATTAGCCCTGCATGTGTGTCAGAGCCATCCAGAGCGAAGAAAGGAAGCACTACTGTGTGGTACCACAGGAGGGCCAACCTGAGCAACACAACAGTCTTCAGTGAATGTGTGTTCACCTGAACATGTATGAAAAGTAAACATGCTCACGATCCGACAGATGAAAAGGGCACTGACATGTTGGTACACACACAACTGATTGACCGTCAACCAACCTTTATTACTGAGGTTTCATTTAAAAGTTCAATAGCAGATTTAGTGTTTTGCAGAGGTCATGGAATTCACATTTTTTAGAAGCACTTGGTTGATTCTTGCCCACTATGACAACctgctgatgaagatgaactCATATGATTGATTGAAAACTCTAGGACAGCAACCGTGTGAACCTTGGTGTGAGTTTTCTGTCAGCTGAATGTCTCCAGTTTCAAACAGCATTTTGAATTTAGCATAAAAATAGATATATGCTACATATGTAATCATCATATGCAATGAAGgagattattattaatgacaaaACTCTGCAGAAGTATCATGGATAACAGTGGGAGCATGTtacagatttgatttgatttcctaTTTCTTCAGtctagttttacatttttaacgtTTGCTCATCaaactatttatatattttttagggTCGTAAAACAAACACCACTGACCGTCATGAAACCTTGATAAGAGCAGTttcaaactgttaaatcaaCTACAGTAACTGTAATAATATTcattcatctcttcctctctggaaTGAAATTGGCAGATTCTACTCACGTAGCCAGCGGCGCCTTCATGTCCTTGCTCTCGCTCGCATACATTAGGGAGGACAGGCCCTGGAGTCTGTCACCGGGAAAACCCAGGAGGTTGATAATCTTGAGCAGGTGTGGCGGCACCATTGAGATGCACAAATGGAAAAGGCCGTAGCCAAAGCTGACGGAGCCCTTGAGACGGTCCAGGGCCTCGGGCGTTACGCCGTTCTCCACCGGGGCGTTGTGGTTGGCGTTATCTGCTGAGAGGGAGTCCTGGTTGACAGAGGACCTGCGCTGACAGGTCTCCTGCAGCTGGCTGATGTCACTGTGGCACTTGTTGTACATTTTCCACGCCTTACGAAGAATCCAGCCTCCTTTGATGTAGGCTGTTAATGCAAAAAAGCAACAAGATACATTTAAGGAACAACCATAATTCTTAATAATTCAGAAAACATGATATAtgataatatttttattttcagtcactTCATTCGATTAATTAACTAAGCAATAGTTTCAGCACTTAATTAATAAGTAAAGGGGCAATCTCCCAATTTTACATCTACTTAAATCATAACGGGGAGTTTGACTCAGCCTGTGAAAACTGttataaaatgtctttggtGATGTAAGAGAAGCTTCCTCatatctgacaaaaaaaaatcaacctggTGATGTCACAGGGGAGGGTCTAGCAAAACCTGCTATTGGTCACATTATGGAAAATGTAGGATCCTGCATTTTTGAAGCGAAGGACATAAAGTATAATAATAAAGTgtataaagtaaaaatgttgGCCCGTTCTCTTTTGAATCTGTCTCCTGTAAATCAAACACCTTTACAATATGAGTGTCCCTTTCATATTTCAAGTGTCTGCAAATGCCAATCGTGAAGTAAATACAGGAATTCATAACAGAGGTATAGTACATTTATAAGATAAAAGTTATTCCTTATTTACATTTGTAGAGATCCTCCCAATTATATAATCTGCCCTTCACTTTCTATAATAGTCCTCATACTGTTCAGCAGATGTGAGTACATCCATTATGTACGATTACTATAAGAGACACACATATGGGATCACACTGTTTGTCGGTTATTTTGAATTACCAGAAAGTTCCTGTTTGACAAAGGAGAGCACTGCGAGGTACACCTGACAGTCAGCAACGATGATCTGTCTCTGCAGGCGGTCCACGACAACAACACCTGACCTTTGAGAGTCCAtctgtaagacacacacacacacacacagatttaataATCAGTATGCACATGCACCCTGCAACTTGTTTCCCCACTGGCTGCTCGCCAGAGGAACAAGTAGTTCCTCCCCTGAGCTGCTAGGCAGCCCCCACACTGCTCATTCAGTTTGCTGATTACATTTCACAGAAGTGCTAATTCAATCTGTGAGTAGGTTTGGCATGATCTCACTGCAGCCTGCATCATTATGCCTGATGCCCACGACGTAAACATTGTTATCTGTATTGTAGCCTGAGAAtacaattgggtctggactttctccggagtgTACCATTTATATAAGAACGCagcagatgcgttcacaacaacgcAAAAATCTCCGGTGTTCAGgagaggggtggagcagcaggcagaggcaggatgtaacgtattgattctgctgcagagatcatgggTTTtcgtttacagcacatcaacgcTGGCATTGACCCATAtcccaaaagctctcttgacatatTTTGCCGGTGTTTTCTACATGTTTGACACCACTTTTGCatgctgagatatttgttttcttttataatgTTTGCATCTGTCATCTGTTTGAAGCAttatcaacacacccactcgcttgTGAAGAACCCAACAGAGGGtctcctgctgtgctctcaCGTCAGCTCATTCGGACATACTCCGCagtttttaccagggggctaAAGTCTGGGtgctctcacttggacatttgcgttctcataTACAGCCACTTTCGGAGAACGTCTCGGGATTACtgggagttcagtgcatgtctggaagcagctttagtgacattttattttacgtCGTTCATGCACAGTTTTGCACTTACgctcttctttattttgtttctgaTTGTCTCTATCACTCCGGCACTGTCGCTCTCACACAGTTTCTCAGTCGTCCTCAGGTCATCACAGGCCGTctgcatcttctcctcctcaaatGTCATCATGGCATTCTGCAGTGAAATGCAGCACAAAATCCTGTCTTTGACACTGATGTAGGGTGGATTCAAATCATTGTTTATTCTTATTAGTTCAATATTGGATTTTCTTGTTTGACAGAGAAAAACTATGCTTGAGCTGGCTTACAATCCTGTAATAAGAGTAAAAGAGTGTTATGTAAGAGTCTTAATAAGCAGACGGGGACAAAGGGCTTCTTCTGTGAAACAATGAATGGAGAAACACGGTGACATAGCTGAGTGTTTGGGGCAGAATCAGAAAATCTTTGATGTGATGGTGCTTGAACCTTCAGAGATCAGTTTGAAATAATCACACATGAAGGAAGCAGGAAATACTttataatatattgtatattttagCCACTTTTAGATACAGGCCCTATGGTTTCACATTAGCTCGTATAACATTGGCTGTTCTGCATTTAATTATGACTGTGCACATACGAAGGCCTGCCATGATGGTCAGTAGTCTCCACCCCCACTGCCTTTAGGGCTATTTAGCATCTGGGGACAGGAGATGACATCATCTCTGCCTTCATATGGCATGTGACATGAGGGCCAGCGACAGCTATGTgcgtttgtgtatgtgtgtgtgtgtgtgtgaaaactcTCCCTCGCTCATCAGTGATGGTTGCTGCATTATAGTAATGTGCTTCCCTGCAAGAGCAATACTGATCTTGAAAGGAAGATGCATCCATTATGTTAATGGATGGAAAAAGCACAGGAGAGGATGCCAGTGGTGACAATGATGCAGTCAGTTTGACACGTTGGGTCACTTCAGGCCTTGATACGACAGAACATGGTTTTCCTGGAGGGTCAAAATTGAACCATGACCGTATGGGCTCTGCTGCTGAATCAGTTTTATTAATAGCTGTTTTACAATTTCTTAATCTTCTTAACATTCACTGGTGGTTTTAtctatttgatcattttatcaCCAGCTGAGAGGAAGCTCACCAGAAAACTGACGAAACTGGCCCCGAAGCTCATCAGTGGGCTCTGGGTCCTAGAGAGGGAAGAAACAaccacaaaaccacaaacaaatgtttaaaattagaATCACAATAAGATCTCACTCGTAGTCATGCAATACAGTAGTCTTAGCAATGCTCTATATGAAGGCTATGAATTgtagatttaaaatgtgtgtcagACTTCATTTACTTCATTTTACTATATGTATTCATTTACAGATCCAGATCCAGTTGTCTCTGGTGCTGGTGCCTTCCTCGCGCCAACCGGTCCAAAATTCCAGGCTCAAATGAACAATGCATGTTAAGATATTTGTGTCTGATCTGGGACTTGGACCATTGGTTTGAAATTCTTGACCTCAAAAAAACGTTTGTTCTATGAGACACCTGACTGATACAACACATTTTCATGGTTTTGAGCCCATTTGTGTCTGCATTTACTGAGTGGTTCAGATCCATTCCAGCACAGAATCATGTGGAGGAACAGAACTTTTCCTCCTGGGAAACAGAGTAAATTCTGGAGCAGGTACGACCACATGACACTTAAATGACTGATGTCAATAACTTTCTGTTTGATGTGCAGGAGACAAATTCCTTAAAAACAAGTGGCAGGGAATCCCAGGCAGGATTGACACCTGGGGGTTCATAGACCCTCACTCACTGATCCACAGCCTCCCAAAGCAAAACCCAATCATTCATTGAATTATACTGttatgattatatatgtatgAAGTCATCGGTTCGGTCAGTACATGCTGTACCCTGAGTtacaatcaaatgtttttgcCACTTGCAGCTTTTTTCTTTCCGATTATTCGTCTTCGTGCAATCACAGATATTACATGCAACATATGGTCCGATAAGAAATAAAACCTAATCACCTGTATCTCCTGAAGAGCTCGTCGCTCTCCTTGAATCCGTTGTTGAGCAGCATGTTGATTCCTTGCAGAGCCATCTCAGCATCATCTATGTGCTCTGCCTTCTCCTccacttgctgctgctgctgctgctgctcgggaCCCGCCATTGTTTATACCACCGCTCAGAGGCTGCGGGATCAAACCACTGCGATGGAGAAATAAATATGATCTGGATGCGTCTCTGGAACAAACCCGCATTGGTTTATTTCCACAGACAGAGGACACGGATTGAAACAGGGACGCGCCTCTGGTTcggctggaaaagaaaaaacagcagcttctgCAGGCTCCAGCCGTCTGTGCGCGTCAGGGAGAGGCCAGTGGTGTCCACACGGACTCAGTCACTCTGCAACACCCACGCACTATCAGCATTGTACGCTTCTTGCTGAGGTCAATCACAAACCAACACGCCGTCGGTCGTTAGTAAATCAGCCATCCGTCACTTTGCAGCATCCgatgcattacattacataacaCAGAGCGGGCATCCAGGCTGCTCCGCCAGCCCCACGTAATGCGCTCGTCGAACGGCCTGGCGTCATAACGCACAGCGCATCGTGCCggcaggatggagggaggagaaaccCGCTGAGGCAAAGCTGTATCGTGTCAGCCTCCATCAGTCGAGCTCACCCCTCCCATCCTCACACCCAtatcccccctcctcctcctcctcccatcctcACCCACAGCCAATGGACGCACAGCTGGAGCAGCCTTCAGCCtcacaggagacagacaggagagggggagagagatggagctgCCGGTCACGCTCTAGTTTTATTATATGGACAATAAtcattattgaattattttatatcatcatGACACCTGATTGAAACCTGTTCTTTTAAGATCCTTTAACACAAATGATTGTCTCTACATTTCACAGCTTGTGGATTTAATAGCATTATTACATATTATGACATATTGACATTCATATTTTCTATTCTATAAATACATCGGATAAATCATTTCCATGTTGGATATTTTTCAAGGCCCTGACAAAccactatattatattataatcaGGCTCTGTTCATTGGCAACTTATTGTATATAGAAGAAATCATACAGCAAATGTTATATTTGAACAatactattaataataaaaccagAGGAATTGATAATCTTGCAGTGGTCTCTTTGAATCTGAAAATTCTTCTCAAGCCTCACAAGCTGCTTCCGTCCAGAAGTGGAGGACTGAATTATTTCTTACTTTATTGGTGTTTCTAGATTTAATAGACATTGTACTACTAGTATTTTTTTACTACATTATAATACATTGTAATACTGTGTAATATTTGTACCACTGTGTCATTTTGTACTACTATTTGATACTTTTAAGGATTTTTCAAACTGTTGATATTTCTTGTTTCATTGAAATACCTTGAATAATTGTTCTCTTTTACaggatgtaaataaaatgtattgattgtATTTCAGTCCAGTGCCTCATCATAACACAAAGTCAACTAAAGATTCAGGCCTGAGTGAAATGCatttttcaggtgtgttattatggacggggattaaaactgaGCAGATCTCAGGATGCATTCAGATCTGTATCGCAGCATTGaacacttgtgattggatctgaGCTGTGACTTAGTGATGATCAAACCTTTATCAACcaatcaaatgtattcatatagcacggta
Proteins encoded in this region:
- the LOC109625768 gene encoding tetratricopeptide repeat protein 39C produces the protein MAGPEQQQQQQQVEEKAEHIDDAEMALQGINMLLNNGFKESDELFRRYRTQSPLMSFGASFVSFLNAMMTFEEEKMQTACDDLRTTEKLCESDSAGVIETIRNKIKKSMDSQRSGVVVVDRLQRQIIVADCQVYLAVLSFVKQELSAYIKGGWILRKAWKMYNKCHSDISQLQETCQRRSSVNQDSLSADNANHNAPVENGVTPEALDRLKGSVSFGYGLFHLCISMVPPHLLKIINLLGFPGDRLQGLSSLMYASESKDMKAPLATLALLWYHTVVLPFFALDGSDTHAGLMEAKAILQRKSVVYPNSSLFMFFKGRVQRLECHINSALACFHDALELASDQREIQHVCLYEIGWCSMIEMNFEDAFRSFERLKNESRWSQCYYAYLTGVCQGASGDLDGASGVFKDVQKLFKRKNNQIEQFAVKRAERLRKMSPTRELCILGVIEVLYLWKALQNCSSSKLQIMNQVLQSVDDASCRGLKHLLLGAIHKCHGNMRDAVQSLQLAARDEYGRQINSYVQPYAVYELGCILLAQPETVGKGRSLLLQAKEDFTGYDFENRLHVRIHSALASLREVVPQ